The genomic interval CTCAGGAAGTACAACCACTTTTTCTTCACGCTGAGGTAGATGAAATAAATACCGAAAGTTATCAGCATCATCGGCCAGAAGAGACCAAGATTGTGAAATATTCTTGTGAAGAATGAAAGAGAGAAAAGATCCAGAAAGATCGTTGTAAGGAGCAGAACTCCCAGGAAAATGAGAAATATACCAAATATTATCTTCATTTTTCATCTCTCCTCAGAAGAAGGAGAACACCAAAGATCACTAACAGAACGGCAAGAACCACCTTCCATGCCACACCGAAGAAGATTGGGAAAAAAGCGGACGCGAGAAAGACGATTCCCAGAAAAATGAGAAGCCCACCGACTAACACTTTCAACCCTTCTGCGTTTTGAAGTGGTTTTTCTTCGCTTTCTGTTTTCACCTCTTCTTCAGGTATGATCAACCAGGCGATCATGTAGAGCAGAAGACCCGCTCCCCACGCGAGTGTGATGAGAACCCAGATCAATCTTACGAGAGTCGGATCGACGTTGAAGTACTCCGCAAATCCTCCACAGACACCCGCTATGATCCTGTTCTTTCTGGACCTTTTGAGCTGTTTCATAAGCATCCCCCCTTTCAGAAGATTTTAACATAAAAGAAATTAGACATCCCTTATTTTATGGTAAAAAATTTATAAAGAAGGTGAGAATATGAAATGCAAACTGGGGTTAGAGAGATGTCCAGATGATATCCTCCGGTGTTTCCCCAGGATTGAGCAATCCTTCGGAGTGGTGATTTTCGGTGCTTCTGGTGACCTCACAAAAAGAAAGCTCATTCCCGCTTTGAACAGGTTGTTCGAGGCAGGTATTCTGCCCGAACGCTTTTTCGTTCTCGGTGCGGCACGAACGAATATGGATGATGAAGAATTCAGATCCAGATTCGAAGCTCATCCCGACTTTTTGAGACATTGCAGTTACATCAGCGTGGATTATCAGAATCTTGAGAGCTTCAAACCGTTGAAAAACACCGTTGACGATCTCATGAAGAAGATCGGCTCCAGTAACCTGATCTTCTACCTTGCTGTTCCACCGGATCTGTACATTCCTATTTTGGAAAATCTCTCGAAGGCTGGATTGAACAGGAAACCCGCGCGCGTCGTGATTGAAAAACCGTTCGGGAAAGACTTGGAGTCAGCCAGAAGATTGGAAGATACTCTTCAGAAACACTTCCAGGAAGATCAGATTTTCAGAATTGATCATTACCTTGGAAAAGAAACCGTTCAGAACATACTGGTGTTCAGATTTGCCAACTTCATATTCGAGGAGATCTGGAACAACAAGTTCGTGGATCACGTTCAGATCACGATGGCCGAAGACATAGGAGTCGAACACAGGGCAGGATACTTCGAAAACGTTGGACTTCTCAGGGATATCTTCCAGAACCACATGCTTCAGGTCCTCGCATTGATCGCTATGGAACCTCCTTCTTCTTTCAATGGAGAAAATTTCAGAAACGAGCGGGTGAAGCTTCTCAGATCGATCAGGCCGTTCCCTGTAAAGGAACTGGAAAACTGGATCGTCAGAGGGCAGTATGGAAGAGGAGTTGTAAATGGGAAAGAAGTGCCAGCTTACAGAGAGGAACCGGGTGTGGCCAACGACTCGAACGTGGAAACCTTCGTTGCCATGAAACTTTTCATAGACAACTGGAGATGGAGTGGAGT from Thermotoga sp. Mc24 carries:
- the zwf gene encoding glucose-6-phosphate dehydrogenase, encoding MKCKLGLERCPDDILRCFPRIEQSFGVVIFGASGDLTKRKLIPALNRLFEAGILPERFFVLGAARTNMDDEEFRSRFEAHPDFLRHCSYISVDYQNLESFKPLKNTVDDLMKKIGSSNLIFYLAVPPDLYIPILENLSKAGLNRKPARVVIEKPFGKDLESARRLEDTLQKHFQEDQIFRIDHYLGKETVQNILVFRFANFIFEEIWNNKFVDHVQITMAEDIGVEHRAGYFENVGLLRDIFQNHMLQVLALIAMEPPSSFNGENFRNERVKLLRSIRPFPVKELENWIVRGQYGRGVVNGKEVPAYREEPGVANDSNVETFVAMKLFIDNWRWSGVPFYLRAGKRLPRKITEVAVVFKRIPHSIFAGVPSDKLEPNTIVFTLQPNEGISLEFQVKRPCPGMFPQLLSMDFKYENYFGVKLPDAYERLLLDVILGDATLFMRRDDLEVSWELLDPVLKAWEDDPVRFSLNIYPAGTWGPKEADLLIERDGRKWRKL
- a CDS encoding PspC domain-containing protein: MKQLKRSRKNRIIAGVCGGFAEYFNVDPTLVRLIWVLITLAWGAGLLLYMIAWLIIPEEEVKTESEEKPLQNAEGLKVLVGGLLIFLGIVFLASAFFPIFFGVAWKVVLAVLLVIFGVLLLLRRDEK